Genomic DNA from Clostridium sp. BJN0013:
CTTATAGCCATTTCACCCATAGACATTCTAAGCTCCTCCGTTATGACTTTTCCAGGAGCCTCCTCTAAAAGTTTCTGATTTCTTCTTTGCATGGAACAATCTCTTTCTCCTAAATAAACTATGTTTCCAAAATTATCTCCAAGTATCTGAACCTCAATATGCTTTGGATTTTCTATAAATCTTTCAAGATATATGGTATCATCTCCGAAAGCTACTTTTGCTTCAGCTTTAGCATTTTCATAATTTTTTATAAGTTCATCTTCTTTATGCACAATTCTTATGCCTCGTCCTCCACCTCCAGCGGAGGCTTTTATCATAACAGGATACCCTATATCCTTAGCCACTTCTAAAAGTTCATCACTTGAATCTATGGCCTTTCCTGAACCCGGTATTATAGAAACTTTTGCTTTACTCATTATATTTCTAGCATTGGATTTATTACCCATATTTTCAATGCACTCTGCAGTAGGTCCTATGAAAATAATATTGCATTCTTCGCATATTCTGGCAAATTTACTATTTTCAGATAAGAAACCAAATCCAGGATGAATAGCCTCTGCACCAGATAAAACTGTAGCACTTATTATATTTTGTATATTTAAATAGCTTTCTCTTGGTGCAGCAGGACCAATACAAATGGCTTCATCTGCCATTTGTGTATGAAGAGCATCTTTATCTGCTTCTGAATATACTGCTACAGTCTCTATACCCATTTCTCTACAGGTTCTAATTATTCTAACTGCTATTTCTCCTCTATTTGCAATCAAAATTTTATTAAACACTTCTAAAACTCAACTCCCTGACAATTTAATTTTTGTCCCCTATCATAAACATCAATTCTCCTTCTGCAGCCTTTTTTTCTCCTACATAAGCTATTGCCTTTCCTATTCCTGCAGGACCTTTAATTCTTACTATTTCTACTTCCAATTTCAAAGTATCTCCAGGTACTACATTTTTTCTAAACTTTGCTTTATTTATACCACCAAAAAAAGCTATCTTACCTTTAAATTCTTCTTTGCTTAAAATAGCTACAGCCCCTGCTTGAGCTAGTGCCTCTATTATAAGCACCCCTGGCATTACAGGCATTTCTGGAAAGTGTCCCTGAAAAAAATACTCATTTGCGGTAACATTTTTATAAGCTATAACTTTTTTTCCCGGCTCCATATAACTTACCCTGTCTATTAATAAAAAGGGATATCTATGAGGAATAATATTTTTTATATCCTGTACTCCAAAATCCACTTTGAATTGTTCTTCCATATGTGCTCCTCCTTTTAATTACTAGTTTTTATCTTAAAAATAAGCTGTCCATACTCTACCATCTGCTCATTTTTAGCTAAGATTTCCACTACTTCTCCCTCTACTTCACTCTGAATTTCATTCATAAGCTTCATAGCTTCTATTATACAAAGAACATCTCCCTTTTTTACTTTAGATCCTATATTTACAAAGGGAGGTTTGTCAGGACTAGGTGAACTATAAAAGGTGCCTACTATAGGTGCTGCTATTTCTTTTATAGAATCGTCTTTTTCAGTAGCTAGTTCGCTCTTTGTAATCTCTAATTCATCTATTTTTTCTTCTCTTGTTTTTATTATTTTATCTTCATAATTTTGTGAAATAGTATTTAGTTTTTCCTTATTCTCTCCCAAAATATTTATATTTTTTATGTTGCCTTCTTCCCCTTGTTTTTTCATTATTATGGATATTCCCTCCCAATTAATTTCTAAATATCCCAGTTGTGAATTATCCATAGTCTTTATAATATTTTCAATTGCCTTAACGTCCATATTATTCACTCCACTTTTTTAATAAAATTACTGCATTATGGCCTCCAAATCCAAATGAATTAGACATTGCATACTTAACTTCTGCAGCTCTTCCTTCATTTGGAACATAATCAAGATCACATTCCTCATCCACCTCTCTATAGCCTATGGTAGGTGGAATGTAATTATTTTGAACAGACTTAACACATATTATAGCCTCTATAGCCCCTGCCGCCCCTAAAAGATGTCCTGTCATAGACTTAGTTGAACTTACCGGTATACCTTTGGCTTTATCTCCAAAGGTTAATTTTATAGCTTTAGTTTCTGATTTATCGTTAGTTGGGGTACCTGTACCATGGGCATTTATGTAGGAAACTTCACCTCTATCAATTCCTGCTTCCTCTATTGCAATTTTCATAGCTCTTGCAGGGCCTTCTCCCTCAGGATCTACTGCCGTTATATGATAGGCATCACAAGTTGAACCATACCCTACTACCTCAGCATATATATTTGCATTTCTTTTCTTTGCATGTTCCAGTGATTCAAGTATGACAATTCCTGCCCCTTCTCCCATAACAAATCCTCCTCTTTCTTTATCAAAGGGGATAGATGCTCTTTTTGGATCATCACTTCTACTAAGTGCCGTAAGGGATATAAAACCTGCTATGGAAAGAGGTGTTATAGATGCCTCTGCACCTCCTGCAATCATCACATCCGCCCTGCCATCTTCAATCATTTTGTAAGCTTCACCAATTGCATTTGTACCTGTAGCACAGGCTGTAACAACTGTAGTACATACTCCTTTGGCTCCAAACTTTATAGCTATATTGCCTGCTGCCATATTGCCTATAATCATAGGTATAAATATCGGACGAACTCTGCCAGGACCTTTTTCTCTAAGAGTATCATGTTCTTTTTCTATAGTACCTATCCCTCCTATTCCAGACCCTACCAAAACTCCAAACCTATATTTATCTACGGTATCAAGATCAAGTCCTGAATCCTCTAATGCTTCCAGAGCTGATACCATGGCAAACTGTGAAAATTTATCCAGTCTTCTAACTTCTTTTTTGTCAAGAACTTTTCCAGGATCAAAGTCTTTCACTTCTGCTGCCAACTTTGATTTAAAATTTTTTGTATCAAATGACTTAATAAAATCTATTCCACAAACACCATTTTTTATATTATTCCAAAAAGTATTTACATCGTTTCCTACGGGCGTAACTGCCCCAAGTCCTGTAATCACAACTCTTTTTTTCATACATTTCACCTAACCTTTAAAAGTTTACATTACCATTCCGCCATCTATATTTATTATTTGTCCTGTTAAATAATCTGCACTTGAAGAAGCTAAAAAGGCTACTACATTTGCTACATCATCAGCTGTTCCAAATCTTTTTAATGGTATGCTATTTAATGTGTTTTCCTTCACTTTTTCCGATAGACTTTCTGTCATATCCGTCCTTATAAATCCTGGTGCCACAGCATTTACATTTATTCCCCTTGAAGCCAATTCTCTGGCTGTAGATTTGGTGACTCCTATTATTCCTGCCTTTGCTGCAGAATAGTTTACCTGTCCTGCATTACCTGTTATACCTACCACCGAAGATATATTTATTATTTTTCCACTTCGCTGTTTTACCATTATTGGACTTACATGTCTTATACAATTAAATGTTCCTTTTAAATTTATCTTTATAACCTGATCAAAATCTTCTTCTTTCATTCTAAGTATTAATCCATCCTTAGTTATTCCAGCATTATTTACCAATACATCTATTCTTCCAAAGGCATTAACTGCCTCTTTCATAATATTTTTCGCATCTTCAAATATACTTACATCCCCTTGAATAGCAATAGCTTTACTTCCTCTTTGTTCAACTTCCTCTATTAATCCTTCTATAAGATTTGAACTACTCCTGTAGTTAACTACTATATCAAACCCCTCTTCTGCTAATTTAAGCGTAATAGCCTTTCCAATGCCCTTGGCGCCTCCTGTGATTAAAG
This window encodes:
- the fabG gene encoding 3-oxoacyl-[acyl-carrier-protein] reductase — its product is MDNLNKKVALITGGAKGIGKAITLKLAEEGFDIVVNYRSSSNLIEGLIEEVEQRGSKAIAIQGDVSIFEDAKNIMKEAVNAFGRIDVLVNNAGITKDGLILRMKEEDFDQVIKINLKGTFNCIRHVSPIMVKQRSGKIINISSVVGITGNAGQVNYSAAKAGIIGVTKSTARELASRGINVNAVAPGFIRTDMTESLSEKVKENTLNSIPLKRFGTADDVANVVAFLASSSADYLTGQIINIDGGMVM
- the fabZ gene encoding 3-hydroxyacyl-ACP dehydratase FabZ; the protein is MEEQFKVDFGVQDIKNIIPHRYPFLLIDRVSYMEPGKKVIAYKNVTANEYFFQGHFPEMPVMPGVLIIEALAQAGAVAILSKEEFKGKIAFFGGINKAKFRKNVVPGDTLKLEVEIVRIKGPAGIGKAIAYVGEKKAAEGELMFMIGDKN
- the accB gene encoding acetyl-CoA carboxylase biotin carboxyl carrier protein, which gives rise to MDVKAIENIIKTMDNSQLGYLEINWEGISIIMKKQGEEGNIKNINILGENKEKLNTISQNYEDKIIKTREEKIDELEITKSELATEKDDSIKEIAAPIVGTFYSSPSPDKPPFVNIGSKVKKGDVLCIIEAMKLMNEIQSEVEGEVVEILAKNEQMVEYGQLIFKIKTSN
- a CDS encoding acetyl-CoA carboxylase biotin carboxylase subunit; its protein translation is MFNKILIANRGEIAVRIIRTCREMGIETVAVYSEADKDALHTQMADEAICIGPAAPRESYLNIQNIISATVLSGAEAIHPGFGFLSENSKFARICEECNIIFIGPTAECIENMGNKSNARNIMSKAKVSIIPGSGKAIDSSDELLEVAKDIGYPVMIKASAGGGGRGIRIVHKEDELIKNYENAKAEAKVAFGDDTIYLERFIENPKHIEVQILGDNFGNIVYLGERDCSMQRRNQKLLEEAPGKVITEELRMSMGEMAIRAAKAVNYNNAGTVEFLLDRNGEYYFMEMNTRIQVEHPITEMITGIDLVKEQIKIAAGEKLSFSQEDIKINGHSIECRINAENVEKGFMPSPGKITELYVPGGPNVRVDSAVYSGYNIPPYYDSMIAKLIVYGKDREEAIYRMRRALGEFIIEGVNTNIDFQFELISSDEFIKGTYDTTFIEKNFKY
- the fabF gene encoding beta-ketoacyl-ACP synthase II, coding for MKKRVVITGLGAVTPVGNDVNTFWNNIKNGVCGIDFIKSFDTKNFKSKLAAEVKDFDPGKVLDKKEVRRLDKFSQFAMVSALEALEDSGLDLDTVDKYRFGVLVGSGIGGIGTIEKEHDTLREKGPGRVRPIFIPMIIGNMAAGNIAIKFGAKGVCTTVVTACATGTNAIGEAYKMIEDGRADVMIAGGAEASITPLSIAGFISLTALSRSDDPKRASIPFDKERGGFVMGEGAGIVILESLEHAKKRNANIYAEVVGYGSTCDAYHITAVDPEGEGPARAMKIAIEEAGIDRGEVSYINAHGTGTPTNDKSETKAIKLTFGDKAKGIPVSSTKSMTGHLLGAAGAIEAIICVKSVQNNYIPPTIGYREVDEECDLDYVPNEGRAAEVKYAMSNSFGFGGHNAVILLKKWSE